The proteins below are encoded in one region of Silene latifolia isolate original U9 population chromosome 2, ASM4854445v1, whole genome shotgun sequence:
- the LOC141639636 gene encoding protein FAR1-RELATED SEQUENCE 2-like, translating to MAHLEAVKMFRSYYYVVLINSTYKTNLYGLPLVEMVGVTPVGKTFVIAYALVTHESEDGYRWVLQQLKALLNDVVQPNVIVTDCEQGLLNAILTVFPDSSHLLCLWHIYDKVETRALHITSQDSWAKFVTCNLFKAVVEAETRDEFDVAWANLARQWPGVAAYIEGQWFPHVEKWAKYRTNKITHFENTSTSRVESAHTNLKKWLNSAKLAIDSIWIRFHSLLETQHVEIRRLLELSRSRRLTGINQLFSRLSYKISKTAITELRGEFERGAKMTEDALMIDCGCVKTTTLGLLCACSLHCISRNGSRVPLDALHVFWRKLGYDGSEAMP from the coding sequence ATGGCTCATCTAGAAGCCGTTAAGATGTTTCGATCATACTATTATGTGGTCTTAATCAATTCCACGTACAAGACAAACTTATACGGTCTTCCGCTTGTTGAGATGGTTGGAGTCACACCCGTTGGGAAGACCTTTGTGATCGCGTATGCTCTTGTGACGCATGAGTCCGAGGATGGATATCGTTGGGTCTTACAGCAACTGAAGGCCCTTCTCAATGATGTCGTTCAACCTAATGTTATTGTTACTGATTGCGAGCAAGGGTTGTTGAACGCGATTCTCACCGTTTTTCCGGATTCGTCTCACTTGCTATGTCTTTGGCATATATATGATAAAGTGGAGACGAGAGCACTTCATATCACGAGTCAGGATAGTTGGGCTAAGTTCGTAACTTGTAACTTGTTTAAAGCGGTTGTCGAGGCGGAGACCCGAGACGAGTTTGATGTGGCGTGGGccaatttggcaaggcaatggCCGGGAGTGGCGGCTTATATTGAGGGTCAATGGTTCCCGCACGTGGAGAAATGGGCCAAGTACAGAACGAACAAGATAACACATTTTGAGAACACTTCTACATCCCGGGTTGAGTCGGCTCATACGAATTTGAAGAAATGGTTGAATAGCGCGAAGCTGGCCATTGATAGCATCTGGATCCGTTTTCATTCTTTGTTGGAAACACAACATGTTGAGATCCGACGCTTGTTGGAGTTATCTAGATCGAGACGGTTGACTGGTATTAATCAATTATTCTCCAGACTTTCTTATAAAATCTCAAAGACTGCCATCACTGAATTGCGTGGAGAATTCGAAAGAGGCGCCAAGATGACGGAAGATGCCTTGATGATCGATTGCGGTTGCGTAAAGACTACTACACTTGGTTTGTTATGTGCTTGTTCACTTCATTGCATTTCTAGAAACGGATCTCGAGTCCCTCTTGATGCCTTACATGTATTTTGGAGGAAGTTGGGGTACGATGGTTCGGAGGCAATGCCATAG